A window of Panicum virgatum strain AP13 chromosome 8K, P.virgatum_v5, whole genome shotgun sequence contains these coding sequences:
- the LOC120643710 gene encoding putative disease resistance RPP13-like protein 1, translating into MAVVLDVLASYVQNMLTEMVKEEVHMLLGVSGDIDKMCTKLGDLKNSLADADRRNITDQSVQAWVRELKGAMYEASDILDLCHLKSMERQPGMDVVCFNPLLFCMRNPIHAHEISSRIKNLNIRLDCIKNRGTAFDFINLGLYEDRNRMLASSNLFKQETSGELDGSCVVGEKIEVDTRNLVRMMTMGEETSYGDKIFIFAIVGVGGIGKTTLAQNIFNNNIIQQEFSKKIWLSVNQQFDKIELLQRTITEAGGDHQAARNTNTKGALERILKEVLNGHKTLLVMDDVWNYEAWECVLKTPLVNVLAHGSRVLVTTRDIRVARGMMAEEPYHHVKRLEPEVAWSLLKNQVVGNKTHEPQIDSLKDIGMGIIEKCDGLPLAVKVMGGLLRQKNTRRSSWDNVLNDSIWSVSQMPGELNYSIYLSYQDLHPSLKSCFLHYSLLPKSTRFYVDEIVGMWISEGFVHGNSHDLEELGRQYYEELLLRNLIEPNEKYIEQHVCNMHDVVRSFGQYVARNEALVAHKIGSDIFGKLNSQKFIWLSLETTGSELEELEWSSLQVQISSVRTLISVGHINFKPSDSLLFSRLRILHIQSAKFNAMAETFFKLKHLRYLSIKQTNISRLPESIGKMKFLQYISLFGCESLLKLPDSIGKLRQLRVLNLCGTSINQIPRGFGLLINLRRLYGFAAQMDGDWCSLEELGPLTQITELHIRGLENIPSASFASKAKFSEKMRLHYLRLGCTSSHGHDDGLVKNEEGKFEEEQRLIEEVFDELRPPPCLENLLIVRYFGRRLPKWIMATKDLRILAMIDLPCCTELPDGLCQLPCLEFLQIDAAPLIKHVGPKFLHPYHHKHLSHLENLGSIVELEVLQISELERICNLPKLQRLCISMCPKMKELEGLPALETLKLEDYDMKTLPGYLKDINLRHLQIHCDIPLLASIAKGNSSPEWDKFNHIQQFKAYTNDDNDRVPSKWYASYTRDPFSFETNYISPPTLVSGDGEEQGSASSASRKVRKPLPASRCLRRFPSEPDK; encoded by the exons ATGGCGGTAGTCTTGGATGTCTTGGCATCCTATGTCCAAAACATGCTGACAGAGATGGTGAAAGAGGAGGTGCACATGCTGCTAGGGGTCTCTGGCGACATCGATAAGATGTGCACCAAGCTCGGAGACCTCAAGAACTCCCTCGCAGATGCCGATCGGCGGAACATCACTGATCAGAGTGTCCAGGCATGGGTGAGAGAGCTTAAGGGCGCCATGTATGAGGCCAGTGACATCCTTGACCTATGCCACCTAAAGTCCATGGAGAGGCAACCAGGTATGGATGTGGTGTGCTTCAACCCCTTGCTCTTTTGCATGCGGAATCCCATCCATGCCCATGAAATCAGCAGCCGGATCAAGAACCTTAACATAAGGTTAGATTGTATCAAGAATCGTGGCACTGCCTTTGACTTCATCAACCTTGGTTTGTATGAGGACCGCAACCGAATGCTGGCATCCTCTAATCTTTTCAAACAGGAGACATCAGGGGAGCTTGATGGATCATGTGTGGTCGGTGAAAAGATCGAGGTGGACACAAGGAATCTAGTGCGGATGATGACAATGGGTGAGGAAACTAGCTATGGAGACAAAATTTTCATTTTTGCTATTGTGGGAGTTGGTGGGATCGGTAAAACCACTCTTGCCCAGAACATCTTCAACAACAACATCATACAACAAGAGTTTTCAAAGAAAATATGGTTGAGCGTTAACCAACAATTTGATAAGATTGAGCTGTTACAGAGAACCATCACTGAAGCCGGAGGTGATCACCAAGCAGCTAGAAATACAAATACAAAGGGTGCACTTGAGCGAATCCTTAAGGAAGTCTTGAATGGGCATAAGACCTTATTAGTGATGGATGATGTTTGGAACTATGAAGCATGGGAGTGTGTGCTCAAAACTCCCTTGGTCAACGTCCTTGCTCATGGTAGCCGTGTACTTGTCACCACGAGGGATATCAGGGTCGCCCGAGGGATGATGGCAGAGGAACCATACCACCATGTCAAAAGGTTGGAGCCAGAAGTTGCCTGGTCCTTGCTCAAGAACCAG GTAGTTGGGAATAAAACCCATGAGCCTCAGATAGATTCGCTAAAGGATATTGGAATGGGTATTATAGAAAAATGTGATGGTTTACCACTTGCTGTCAAAGTAATGGGAGGCCTCTTACGCCAAAAAAATACAAGGCGAAGCAGCTGGGATAATGTTCTGAATGATTCTATATGGTCAGTCTCTCAAATGCCTGGAGAATTAAATTATTCAATATACCTCAGCTACCAAGATTTGCATCCTAGTTTGAAGTCTTGCTTTCTACACTACTCCCTCCTCCCCAAGAGCACACGGTTCTACGTTGACGAAATTGTTGGTATGTGGATTAGTGAAGGATTTGTTCATGGAAACTCCCATGACTTAGAAGAACTAGGAAGACAATACTATGAAGAGCTACTATTGAGGAATCTTATAGAGCCGAATGAAAAGTACATCGAGCAACATGTTTGCAATATGCATGATGTTGTTCGCTCATTTGGCCAATATGTGGCTAGAAATGAAGCACTAGTAGCTCACAAAATCGGAAGCGATATTTTTGGTAAACTTAATTCACAAAAGTTTATTTGGTTATCACTAGAAACCACAGGATCAGAATTAGAGGAGTTAGAATGGAGTTCTCTACAAGTACAGATATCATCAGTGAGAACACTGATATCAGTTGGGCATATAAACTTCAAGCCTAGTGATTCATTGCTTTTTTCACGTCTACGGATCCTGCATATACAATCTGCAAAATTTAACGCAATGGCTGAAACTTTCTTTAAACTTAAACACTTGAGGTACTTGTCcataaaacaaacaaacataTCTAGACTGCCAGAAAGCATTGGCAAGATGAAATTCTTGCAGTATATTAGCCTTTTTGGTTGTGAAAGCTTGTTGAAGCTTCCTGATAGCATTGGAAAACTGCGACAGTTAAGGGTTCTTAACCTTTGTGGCACAAGTATAAACCAGATACCCAGAGGTTTTGGCTTACTAATTAATTTGAGGAGATTATATGGGTTTGCAGCCCAGATGGATGGTGACTGGTGCAGTTTGGAAGAATTAGGGCCTCTCACCCAGATTACTGAGCTTCATATAAGGGGTCTGGAGAATATACCGTCTGCCTCATTTGCTTCAAAGGCCAAGTTTAGTGAAAAGATGCGCCTACACTATCTACGCTTAGGTTGCACTAGTAGCCATGGGCATGACGACGGGTTGGTAAAAAATGAAGAAGGAAAATTTGAGGAAGAGCAACGACTAATAGAGGAGGTGTTTGATGAGctccgccctcctccttgcctAGAGAATCTTCTAATTGTAAGGTACTTTGGTCGGAGGCTACCAAAATGGATTATGGCAACAAAAGACTTGAGAATTCTAGCGATGATAGACTTGCCTTGTTGCACAGAGCTCCCAGATGGCCTATGTCAGCTTCCATGCTTGGAATTCCTACAGATTGATGCCGCCCCGTTAATCAAGCATGTTGGGCCAAAATTCTTACATCCATACCATCACAAGCACCTAAGCCATCTAGAGAACTTAGGTTCTATTGTTGAACTTGAGGTGTTACAAATATCTGAGCTGGAGAGAATCTGTAACCTCCCAAAACTGCAGAGGCTTTGCATCTCCATGTGCCCAAAGATGAAGGAATTGGAGGGTCTGCCTGCACTAGAGACACTAAAGCTGGAGGATTACGACATGAAAACGCTCCCTGGGTACTTGAAGGATATAAACCTAAGGCATTTGCAGATACACTGTGACATACCACTGCTCGCTTCCATAGCCAAAGGGAATTCTAGCCCTGAGTGGGATAAGTTCAATCACATCCAGCAATTCAAAGCATACACAAACGATGACAACGACCGCGTTCCAAGTAAATGGTACGCGTCATACACAAGAGATCCTTTCAGTTTTGAGACAAACTATATCAGTCCTCCTACCTTGGTCTCAG GGGATGGAGAGGAGCAGGGAAGTGCATCAAGTGCATCGCGAAAAGTAAGGAAGCCACTGCCGGCCAGCCGCTGCCTTCGTCGCTTCCCCAGTGAACCAGACAAATGA